From the genome of Streptococcus marmotae, one region includes:
- a CDS encoding GDSL-type esterase/lipase family protein — MSDIMYPEVMTIGSGAIKVATVGDSLTYGYGLENRERDAYPSILAEKLGHHYQVLNFGLSGRSLQSTTDYPYLQEKNAQLSFESEADIVIIMIGSNDSRGPYWNKERFIREYGEMVDRYLEMPSQPDVYLMVPPYVPTSRFGLNNEIVRTELQEIIPRIAKEKGLDWVNFYPLTEGRLEYYSDGLHLTPLGNQFVAETIHAVIMGASPK, encoded by the coding sequence ATGTCAGATATCATGTACCCAGAAGTCATGACGATTGGGAGTGGCGCCATTAAAGTGGCAACCGTTGGCGACAGTTTGACCTATGGTTATGGTTTGGAAAATCGAGAGCGGGATGCTTATCCCAGTATTCTAGCGGAGAAATTAGGGCACCATTATCAGGTCTTAAACTTTGGCTTAAGTGGCAGATCCCTACAATCAACCACAGACTATCCCTATTTACAGGAAAAAAATGCCCAATTGTCATTTGAAAGTGAAGCAGATATTGTTATCATCATGATTGGAAGCAATGATAGCAGAGGCCCCTATTGGAATAAAGAACGGTTTATCAGGGAGTATGGCGAGATGGTTGACCGTTACCTAGAGATGCCTAGCCAGCCAGATGTGTATTTAATGGTTCCTCCTTATGTACCAACCAGTCGATTTGGTCTGAATAACGAGATTGTACGAACAGAGTTACAGGAGATTATCCCTCGAATTGCTAAGGAGAAAGGTCTAGATTGGGTTAACTTTTATCCACTGACAGAAGGGCGCCTAGAGTATTATAGTGATGGTCTGCATCTGACTCCTCTTGGAAATCAGTTTGTTGCAGAGACAATCCATGCTGTCATCATGGGAGCAAGTCCCAAGTAA
- a CDS encoding amino acid ABC transporter permease, whose translation MGYIIEILPSLLNGALVSFQVFVMVLILSLPSGAFVAFLMKLPFKPLRWFLHLYVLIMRGTPLLLQLIFVYYVLPSIGITFDRMPAVIITFTLNYAAYFSEIFRGGIEAIPAGQYEAAKVLKFTPVQTIRYIILPQVVKIVLPSVFNEVTTLVKDTSLIYALGVNDLLLASRTAANRDVSLAPMFIAGALYLLMIGLVTLVANQIEKKFEYYK comes from the coding sequence ATGGGGTATATTATCGAGATTTTACCGAGCTTATTAAATGGAGCTTTGGTATCGTTTCAGGTCTTTGTGATGGTGTTGATTTTGTCTCTTCCATCTGGGGCATTTGTAGCTTTTTTGATGAAACTTCCTTTTAAGCCCTTGCGCTGGTTTTTGCATCTTTATGTGCTCATCATGCGAGGAACTCCCTTACTGCTCCAGCTGATTTTTGTTTATTATGTTTTGCCAAGCATTGGCATTACCTTTGATCGAATGCCTGCCGTTATTATTACCTTTACTTTGAACTATGCAGCTTATTTTTCAGAAATCTTTCGTGGGGGAATCGAAGCCATTCCGGCTGGGCAGTATGAGGCCGCAAAAGTATTGAAATTTACTCCAGTTCAGACTATTCGGTATATTATCTTGCCTCAAGTAGTGAAAATAGTCCTACCGAGTGTCTTTAATGAGGTGACAACCTTGGTCAAGGATACTTCTTTGATTTATGCGCTGGGAGTGAATGATTTACTCCTTGCGAGTCGAACTGCTGCTAACCGTGATGTCAGTTTGGCACCTATGTTTATCGCAGGCGCCCTCTACTTGCTGATGATTGGTCTTGTGACACTTGTAGCCAATCAAATTGAGAAAAAATTCGAGTATTATAAATAG
- a CDS encoding NAD(P)/FAD-dependent oxidoreductase — MKQKKIIIIGGGIVGSTAAFYLSKDPHLQITLIDEGKGSATRAAAGIICPWLSQRRNQTWYRLVDKGAAFYLDLMQDLQEAGIEQLPYKQTGTLVFKKKDSLLEKLAKLAQERRNHSPMIGELDVLKGCGLTQSIPPLETEQGAVFTRGGGRVDGGQLLDQLQKLVEQQGGLIIKGQAQLLANKQVSVGTTIYPYDEIILATGAWLPQVLQPLGYTVDIVPQKGQLLEVQTAFNTDTWPGCMLHGEIDILPFEGGKLVIGATHENDQGFDLTVDEEKIQQMKETATSFIPDLERYQVSHTRVGTRAYTSDFLPFYGRLSDQPSILVASGLGSSGLTCGPFIGWQLAQSILGKSTNFDTQPYSPDSYITLKLTP, encoded by the coding sequence ATGAAACAAAAGAAGATTATCATTATCGGTGGGGGAATTGTCGGCTCTACTGCTGCTTTTTACCTTTCCAAAGATCCACATTTACAAATAACCCTAATTGATGAGGGAAAAGGAAGTGCTACAAGAGCGGCTGCTGGTATTATCTGTCCCTGGCTTTCTCAACGGCGCAACCAAACTTGGTATCGCTTGGTTGATAAAGGAGCCGCCTTTTATTTGGATTTGATGCAGGATTTACAGGAGGCGGGCATCGAACAACTCCCCTACAAACAAACAGGGACCCTTGTGTTTAAAAAGAAGGATTCCTTGCTTGAGAAATTAGCAAAGTTAGCTCAAGAAAGAAGGAATCATTCTCCTATGATTGGAGAACTTGACGTCCTAAAAGGATGCGGTTTAACCCAATCTATCCCTCCTCTTGAGACAGAGCAAGGCGCTGTTTTTACCCGCGGTGGAGGACGAGTAGACGGTGGGCAGCTCCTTGACCAATTGCAGAAACTAGTTGAACAGCAAGGTGGTCTCATTATAAAGGGACAGGCGCAACTCTTGGCTAATAAGCAGGTCAGCGTAGGCACAACTATTTATCCCTATGACGAGATTATCTTAGCAACAGGCGCTTGGTTGCCACAAGTCCTTCAGCCTTTAGGTTATACGGTTGATATTGTCCCGCAAAAGGGACAATTACTCGAAGTCCAAACTGCTTTTAACACAGATACTTGGCCTGGCTGTATGCTCCATGGGGAAATTGACATTCTGCCATTTGAAGGAGGAAAACTCGTTATCGGAGCCACCCATGAAAATGATCAAGGCTTTGATTTAACCGTTGACGAGGAAAAAATTCAGCAAATGAAGGAAACGGCTACTTCCTTTATCCCAGATTTGGAGCGATACCAAGTTAGTCATACGCGAGTTGGTACGCGAGCCTATACCTCGGACTTTCTACCTTTCTACGGACGACTATCCGATCAACCGTCTATTTTGGTAGCAAGTGGTCTAGGATCTTCTGGTCTCACCTGCGGTCCCTTTATCGGTTGGCAGTTAGCACAATCTATCCTTGGAAAGTCCACTAATTTTGACACTCAGCCCTATTCACCTGATTCCTATATTACCCTCAAGCTAACTCCGTAA
- a CDS encoding cation diffusion facilitator family transporter, translating into MKQQVQNLKLAERGAIVSITAYVLLSGAKLATGSLFHSDALTADAFNNISDIIGNIAVLVGLKMAQKPADTDHKFGHWKMEDLASLITSFIMFVVGFQVLHSTLQKLINKEVAEIDIMAAIVGIVSAIVMLAVYLYNKALAKRVRSKALEATAKDNLSDALTSIGTSIAVVAAAFQFPIVDKIAAIIITFFILKTAYGIFMESFFTLSDGFDEELLNKYETDILKLPKISAVKSQRGRTYGANIYLDVVLEMNPDLSVYESHEVTEQVEQLLILKHGVFDVDIHVEPSEIPHDEMYEHVFDKLYRFESEIQAHEKGYEQLIEDRYLLIDEQGQYLNKDQMLQIHHVQSTYLTNFQMVSVSQKSKLVTFEIGNKVHTSLWRRHEVWQVVFHQITEKKLN; encoded by the coding sequence ATGAAGCAACAAGTACAGAATTTAAAACTGGCAGAACGTGGGGCCATTGTCTCTATCACCGCCTATGTCCTCCTATCTGGGGCAAAATTAGCAACAGGCTCTCTCTTTCACTCGGACGCCCTCACGGCGGATGCCTTTAACAACATTTCAGATATTATTGGCAATATCGCTGTGCTGGTTGGACTTAAAATGGCACAGAAACCTGCAGATACAGATCATAAATTCGGCCATTGGAAAATGGAAGATTTAGCCAGTCTTATAACATCTTTCATCATGTTTGTCGTTGGTTTTCAAGTTCTCCATAGTACCCTTCAAAAACTGATTAATAAAGAAGTAGCTGAAATTGATATCATGGCAGCTATCGTTGGAATTGTATCTGCTATCGTTATGCTTGCTGTCTATCTTTATAATAAAGCCTTAGCAAAAAGAGTTCGTTCCAAGGCTCTTGAAGCTACCGCTAAGGACAATTTATCTGATGCGCTGACGTCTATCGGGACATCGATTGCTGTTGTAGCAGCCGCCTTTCAATTTCCAATTGTCGATAAAATCGCAGCCATTATCATTACCTTCTTCATCTTAAAAACAGCCTACGGGATTTTCATGGAGAGCTTCTTTACTTTATCAGACGGTTTTGATGAGGAATTGCTTAACAAGTACGAAACAGATATTCTCAAACTACCCAAGATTAGTGCGGTCAAATCCCAACGGGGTCGGACATACGGTGCTAACATCTATCTGGATGTTGTTTTGGAAATGAATCCTGATCTGTCTGTCTATGAAAGCCATGAAGTAACGGAACAAGTAGAGCAGCTCCTAATTTTAAAACACGGTGTCTTTGATGTGGATATCCACGTAGAACCTTCTGAAATTCCTCACGATGAGATGTATGAACATGTCTTTGATAAACTCTATCGCTTTGAATCCGAAATTCAGGCCCATGAAAAAGGCTATGAACAGCTGATTGAGGATCGGTATCTCCTGATTGATGAACAAGGTCAGTATCTCAATAAGGACCAAATGCTTCAAATACACCATGTTCAATCTACCTATCTGACCAATTTCCAAATGGTTTCAGTCAGCCAAAAATCAAAGCTAGTAACATTTGAAATCGGAAACAAAGTCCACACCTCTCTTTGGCGGCGCCACGAAGTCTGGCAAGTCGTCTTTCACCAAATAACAGAAAAAAAGCTGAACTAG
- a CDS encoding zinc-binding dehydrogenase, translating into MKTAIFEKAGSMIIGEVDKPQIQEKDDVILKIVRACVCGSDLWSYSHGDDKAAHSMNSGHEALGIVEEVGSEITTVKPGDFVIVPFTHGCGHCDACRAGFDGTCDNHPAPTNWGGGFQSEYLRFHYGNWALIKVPGQPSDYSEGMLKSLLTLADVMPTGYHAARVANVQRGDKVVVIGDGAVGQCAVIAAKMMGASQIVLMSRHADRQAMALESGATAVVAERGEEGIAKVREILGGGADAALECVGTEAAIEQALGVLHNGGRVGFVGVPHYNSRPLGSTFAQNISVAGGSASVTTYNKQILLKAVLDGDINPGRVFTQTYTLDDINQAYKDMADRKVIKSMLIVHE; encoded by the coding sequence ATGAAAACAGCCATTTTTGAAAAGGCCGGTTCGATGATTATCGGTGAGGTGGATAAACCACAGATTCAAGAAAAGGATGATGTGATTCTCAAGATTGTACGGGCCTGCGTTTGTGGGTCAGACCTGTGGTCTTATTCGCATGGAGATGATAAGGCTGCACATTCAATGAACTCTGGTCATGAGGCTCTGGGAATTGTAGAAGAGGTTGGAAGTGAGATTACCACGGTCAAACCGGGCGATTTCGTTATCGTACCATTTACCCATGGTTGCGGTCATTGTGATGCTTGTCGTGCGGGATTTGATGGGACGTGTGATAATCACCCTGCGCCCACTAACTGGGGCGGTGGTTTCCAATCTGAGTACCTGCGTTTCCATTATGGAAATTGGGCTTTAATCAAGGTACCAGGTCAGCCCTCTGATTATTCAGAAGGCATGCTCAAATCTCTCTTGACCTTGGCAGACGTGATGCCGACAGGTTACCATGCGGCTCGTGTGGCAAATGTCCAGCGGGGAGACAAGGTCGTGGTCATTGGAGATGGAGCAGTTGGGCAATGTGCGGTGATCGCAGCGAAGATGATGGGGGCTTCTCAGATTGTTTTGATGAGTCGTCATGCTGATCGGCAAGCCATGGCCTTAGAATCTGGTGCGACAGCTGTGGTAGCAGAGCGTGGTGAAGAAGGGATTGCCAAAGTCCGTGAGATTTTAGGTGGTGGAGCAGATGCTGCACTCGAATGTGTCGGAACGGAAGCTGCCATTGAACAAGCCCTTGGTGTTCTCCATAATGGTGGACGTGTTGGTTTTGTTGGGGTGCCGCATTACAATAGCCGACCGCTCGGCTCAACCTTTGCCCAAAATATCTCAGTCGCAGGTGGTTCAGCCTCAGTGACGACTTACAATAAGCAAATCTTGCTCAAAGCCGTTTTGGACGGCGACATCAATCCAGGTCGGGTCTTTACGCAGACCTATACCCTTGATGATATTAACCAAGCCTATAAAGACATGGCAGACCGCAAGGTCATCAAGTCTATGCTGATTGTACATGAATAG
- the glmS gene encoding glutamine--fructose-6-phosphate transaminase (isomerizing), which produces MCGIVGVVGNTNATDILIQGLEKLEYRGYDSAGIFVAGGEKGHLVKSVGRIAKLSAKVGDTVEGTIGIGHTRWATHGKPTEDNAHPHTSQTGRFVLVHNGVIENYLEMKNTYLVGHDFRGQTDTEIAVHLIGKFVEEDNLSVLEAFKKALHIIQGSYAFALIDAANPDTIYVAKNKSPLLIGLGDGYNMVCSDAMAMIRETSEYMEIHDKELVIVTKESVEVTDYAGNPIERNSYTAELDLSDIGKGTYPFYMLKEIDEQPTVMRKLISAYSDAEGQMTVEPAIVKAVQEADRIYILAAGTSYNAGYASKNMIEALTDTPVELGVASEWGYHMPLLSKKPLFILLTQSGETADSRQVLVRANEMGIPSLTITNVPGSTLSREATYTMLLHAGPEIAVASTKAYTAQIAALAFLSKAVGEANGKKEAHDFDLVHELSIVAQSIEATLSEKDRIAEKVEKLLATTRNAFYIGRGNDYYVTIEAALKLKEISYIQCEGFAAGELKHGTISLIEDGTPVIALISASEKVAAHTRGNIAEVVSRGAHILTIVEEGLEREDDDIVVNKVHPFLSSISMVIPTQLIAYYASLQRGLDVDKPRNLAKAVTVE; this is translated from the coding sequence ATGTGTGGAATCGTTGGAGTTGTTGGAAATACAAATGCAACTGATATTTTAATTCAAGGACTTGAAAAATTAGAATACCGTGGTTATGACTCAGCAGGTATCTTTGTCGCAGGTGGCGAAAAGGGACACTTGGTCAAATCTGTCGGTCGGATTGCTAAACTGTCAGCCAAGGTTGGAGATACCGTAGAAGGGACAATCGGAATCGGTCATACACGCTGGGCAACGCATGGAAAGCCAACAGAAGATAATGCTCACCCCCATACCTCTCAGACAGGACGCTTTGTCCTTGTTCACAATGGGGTTATTGAAAATTACCTTGAAATGAAAAATACTTATCTAGTAGGTCATGATTTCAGGGGGCAGACAGATACGGAAATCGCGGTTCATTTGATTGGGAAATTTGTCGAAGAAGACAACCTGTCGGTATTAGAAGCCTTCAAAAAAGCCCTTCATATTATTCAAGGCTCGTATGCCTTTGCCTTGATTGATGCTGCAAATCCAGATACGATTTATGTCGCAAAGAACAAATCACCGCTTCTAATCGGTCTGGGTGATGGCTACAATATGGTCTGTTCGGATGCTATGGCTATGATTCGTGAAACTAGTGAGTACATGGAAATTCACGATAAAGAATTGGTCATCGTTACAAAAGAAAGTGTAGAAGTTACGGACTATGCTGGTAATCCAATCGAACGTAACAGCTATACAGCAGAGCTTGACTTATCAGATATCGGAAAAGGCACTTATCCGTTCTATATGTTGAAAGAAATTGATGAGCAACCAACTGTTATGCGTAAGTTGATCAGTGCTTACTCAGATGCAGAAGGTCAGATGACAGTTGAACCAGCCATTGTCAAAGCAGTTCAGGAAGCAGACCGTATCTACATCCTTGCCGCAGGAACTTCTTACAATGCGGGCTATGCTTCAAAGAATATGATTGAGGCACTGACGGATACACCAGTTGAATTGGGTGTGGCTTCTGAATGGGGTTATCACATGCCTCTTTTGAGCAAGAAACCTCTCTTTATTTTATTAACCCAGTCTGGGGAAACTGCTGATAGCCGTCAGGTATTGGTCAGGGCGAATGAAATGGGAATCCCAAGTTTGACGATTACTAATGTGCCAGGCTCTACCCTTTCTCGTGAAGCGACTTATACCATGCTTCTTCATGCAGGTCCTGAAATTGCAGTAGCCTCTACCAAAGCCTATACTGCACAAATCGCTGCTCTTGCCTTTTTATCAAAAGCAGTTGGAGAAGCAAATGGCAAGAAAGAAGCACATGACTTTGACTTAGTGCATGAACTGTCTATCGTTGCTCAATCGATTGAAGCAACCTTGTCTGAAAAAGATAGGATTGCTGAAAAGGTAGAAAAACTACTTGCAACAACACGTAATGCCTTTTATATTGGACGTGGCAATGACTACTATGTGACAATTGAAGCTGCTCTTAAATTAAAAGAAATTTCGTATATCCAGTGTGAGGGATTTGCAGCTGGTGAATTAAAGCACGGTACGATTTCATTGATTGAAGATGGTACACCAGTGATTGCCTTGATTTCTGCAAGTGAGAAAGTTGCAGCGCATACGCGTGGCAATATCGCAGAAGTCGTTTCTCGTGGAGCACACATCTTGACCATTGTCGAAGAAGGCTTAGAAAGAGAAGATGATGATATTGTTGTGAATAAGGTTCATCCATTCTTATCTAGCATTTCGATGGTGATTCCAACTCAATTGATTGCCTACTACGCCTCACTTCAACGTGGATTAGATGTTGATAAACCACGTAATTTGGCTAAGGCCGTTACGGTTGAATAA
- a CDS encoding amino acid ABC transporter substrate-binding protein: protein MNVKSIVNGAVAMVASFVLAACGAGDSTAKKDNWSSYEDSKKITIGFDKTFVPMGFEEKNGQYTGFDIELATAVFNKYGIAIEWQPIDWDLKETELNNGNIDLIWNGYSATDERREKVLFTDDYMANLQVLVTKKSSNIETSADMKDKVLGAQAGSSGYAVFEAQPAILKDLVKNNEATQYATFNEALIDLKNDRIDGLLIDRVYANYYLQQEGLIKDYNIIDAGFEKEAFAVGARKVDATLVEKINAAFKELYADGSFQKISDKWFGEDVAADAIKKK from the coding sequence ATGAACGTAAAATCAATCGTAAACGGTGCAGTAGCAATGGTCGCAAGTTTTGTACTTGCAGCATGTGGAGCTGGAGATTCAACTGCAAAGAAGGACAACTGGTCTAGTTATGAAGACAGTAAGAAAATCACGATAGGCTTTGATAAAACATTTGTGCCAATGGGATTTGAAGAAAAAAATGGTCAATATACAGGATTTGATATTGAACTAGCGACAGCTGTTTTTAATAAATACGGTATCGCGATTGAATGGCAGCCAATTGACTGGGACTTGAAAGAAACAGAGTTAAATAATGGCAATATTGATTTGATTTGGAATGGCTATTCTGCAACTGATGAACGCCGTGAAAAGGTCTTATTTACAGATGATTACATGGCCAATCTCCAAGTCTTGGTGACGAAAAAATCATCTAATATTGAAACAAGTGCGGACATGAAAGACAAGGTGCTTGGTGCACAGGCTGGTTCATCAGGTTACGCAGTTTTTGAAGCGCAACCAGCAATCTTAAAAGATCTTGTTAAAAATAATGAGGCAACCCAGTACGCAACCTTTAATGAAGCCTTGATTGATTTGAAAAATGATCGGATTGATGGGCTCTTGATTGACCGTGTTTATGCGAATTATTACTTGCAGCAAGAAGGTCTGATTAAAGACTACAATATTATTGATGCTGGTTTTGAGAAAGAAGCCTTTGCTGTCGGTGCCCGTAAGGTTGATGCGACCTTGGTGGAGAAAATCAATGCAGCCTTCAAAGAATTATATGCAGACGGCAGTTTCCAAAAAATCTCTGACAAATGGTTCGGAGAAGATGTAGCTGCAGATGCTATCAAGAAGAAATAG
- a CDS encoding MFS transporter: MKNNAMMRFSLLVISIFLMSHLAIAPAIPKLYEYYHAWNASIGLASVESLVTVPAMMITITVLLSNLVVSWLGTKKTVLLGLSLIGLFGALPTFLTSFPLIFFCRLLLGVGIGLYNSLSISLMSEFYQGDLRARMIGLRTAFLNIGKALTTFLAGYVLLVGVHYTFLVYLLAFPVLILFYLSVPEPSHPQARVKEAVVWNQKVGLVVALTFLVGISYIGATIKIPSLLVTKYGFSTTSSSQLLTILALSGIVTGCFFGPIVKKLGNATLFAVLIAMGLGNLLFTFSFNLPLFILASILVGMSFVGIMSFNFYYISKEFPQEQVHFVTSLAITGGNIGVVLTPILLTKLLEKLQIETFITPFYISSGLMVLACLLAYLLLKMKK; encoded by the coding sequence ATGAAAAATAATGCTATGATGCGATTTTCACTATTGGTGATTTCCATTTTCTTAATGTCTCACTTGGCCATTGCTCCAGCCATTCCAAAGCTATACGAATACTATCATGCATGGAATGCGAGTATTGGTCTTGCTTCAGTTGAGAGTTTGGTAACCGTACCTGCTATGATGATTACGATTACAGTCTTGCTCAGCAATTTGGTGGTTTCTTGGTTAGGTACGAAGAAGACTGTTTTGTTGGGCTTGAGTTTGATTGGACTATTTGGTGCCTTGCCGACCTTTTTAACTTCCTTTCCTCTTATTTTTTTCTGTCGCTTATTGCTAGGAGTAGGAATTGGGCTTTATAATTCGTTATCGATTAGTTTGATGAGTGAATTTTATCAAGGGGATCTTCGTGCTCGGATGATTGGTCTGAGAACCGCCTTTTTAAATATTGGTAAGGCCTTGACAACCTTTCTAGCGGGCTATGTTTTATTAGTAGGAGTGCACTATACCTTTTTAGTGTACTTGCTCGCCTTCCCCGTTCTGATTCTTTTTTATCTATCTGTTCCTGAGCCTAGTCATCCTCAAGCAAGGGTCAAAGAGGCTGTTGTCTGGAATCAGAAGGTAGGATTGGTTGTGGCCTTGACCTTCCTCGTTGGAATTAGTTATATTGGAGCAACGATTAAAATTCCAAGTTTACTGGTAACCAAATATGGTTTTTCAACGACCTCATCGAGTCAGTTGCTGACTATTTTAGCTCTTAGTGGTATTGTGACAGGTTGTTTCTTTGGACCGATTGTAAAGAAATTAGGTAATGCGACACTCTTTGCGGTTCTCATTGCAATGGGGCTTGGCAACCTCCTCTTTACCTTTTCTTTCAATCTGCCCCTCTTTATCCTTGCTAGTATCTTGGTAGGGATGAGTTTCGTTGGGATTATGTCCTTCAATTTTTACTATATTTCTAAGGAATTTCCGCAGGAACAAGTCCATTTTGTAACGAGTTTAGCTATTACGGGTGGAAATATTGGAGTCGTTCTGACACCTATTTTACTAACCAAGTTATTGGAAAAACTTCAGATTGAAACCTTCATTACTCCATTTTATATAAGTAGTGGTTTGATGGTTCTTGCCTGCCTACTAGCCTATCTATTGTTAAAAATGAAGAAATAA
- a CDS encoding amino acid ABC transporter ATP-binding protein → MLELRNLSKRFDQKQIFSNYDLVIPEGKIVAIVGQSGGGKTTLLRMLAGLESIDSGQLIYNGKELPLEELEKRHLLGFVFQDFQLFPHLSVLENLILSPIKTQNMSRTVAESKARQLLETLGLAGHVDAYPYSLSGGQKQRVALARAMMIDPEMIGYDEPTSALDPELRKEVENLILENRRTGITQIVVTHDMQFAENIADEIIKIEPKH, encoded by the coding sequence ATGTTAGAATTACGCAATCTTTCCAAACGATTTGATCAAAAGCAGATTTTTTCCAACTATGACCTCGTGATTCCTGAAGGAAAAATTGTTGCCATTGTTGGTCAATCAGGAGGCGGGAAAACCACCTTGCTTCGGATGTTGGCAGGTCTAGAGAGTATTGATTCTGGTCAGTTGATTTACAATGGAAAAGAACTCCCGTTAGAGGAGCTGGAAAAACGACATCTGCTGGGCTTTGTTTTTCAAGATTTTCAGTTGTTTCCACACTTATCAGTGCTGGAAAATCTGATCTTGTCGCCCATCAAAACGCAGAATATGTCTCGTACCGTGGCTGAAAGCAAAGCCCGTCAATTGCTTGAAACTCTTGGTTTAGCTGGTCATGTGGACGCCTATCCCTATTCCTTATCAGGGGGGCAGAAACAGCGGGTTGCCTTAGCACGCGCTATGATGATTGACCCTGAGATGATTGGCTATGATGAGCCAACCTCAGCTTTGGATCCTGAGTTGCGAAAAGAAGTAGAGAATCTCATTCTTGAAAATCGTAGGACTGGTATTACGCAAATTGTAGTAACACACGATATGCAATTTGCTGAGAATATTGCCGATGAGATTATCAAGATTGAGCCCAAACATTAG
- the lepB gene encoding signal peptidase I → MAKRDFIHRMIMISLLALGIIALRIWVFEPVTITKQMANHYLKEKDLVIAVKGKEIKYGDFVLYQVDGTEYVGRVIAMEGDSVTYMDDVLYRNNEIVEEQYLKKSANHHQDYYTEDVMIPSVTERNYLILNDNRKNREDSRTFGLISSHQIIGRLTFRVSPISEFGFIDIGLTHE, encoded by the coding sequence ATGGCAAAAAGGGATTTTATTCATCGCATGATTATGATTAGTTTACTGGCCCTAGGGATTATTGCACTGCGCATTTGGGTCTTTGAACCAGTCACTATTACCAAGCAAATGGCGAATCACTATCTCAAGGAAAAGGACCTTGTGATTGCAGTAAAAGGCAAGGAAATTAAGTATGGAGATTTTGTTTTATATCAAGTAGATGGTACAGAGTATGTTGGCCGTGTCATCGCAATGGAAGGCGATAGTGTCACCTATATGGATGATGTGCTATACCGTAACAACGAGATTGTTGAAGAACAGTATTTAAAAAAATCAGCCAATCACCATCAAGACTATTATACAGAAGACGTGATGATTCCGAGTGTGACAGAGAGAAATTATTTGATTTTAAATGATAATCGGAAAAATCGCGAAGATAGTCGGACATTTGGATTGATTTCCTCGCATCAAATTATTGGGCGTTTGACCTTCCGAGTCAGCCCCATTAGTGAATTTGGCTTTATCGATATTGGACTAACTCATGAGTAG